The following proteins are encoded in a genomic region of Arachis ipaensis cultivar K30076 chromosome B02, Araip1.1, whole genome shotgun sequence:
- the LOC107625804 gene encoding uncharacterized protein LOC107625804, which yields MATEIVSGNRNSSKRRRCGSDSLEDTLEKWKKKNIDIQHDFSTNGVHVVHKVPAKGSKKGCMKGKGGPQNSEFRYRGVRQRIWGKWVAEIREPISNHESKKNAKRLWLGTFTTAFEAALAYDKAAKTMYGSGARLNFPEHDLESVGSEESPSKNGIILSSGEAPKAEDLDGNFHQFREDKPNFSYVEAFEGTKEEDHDVQKNEKCDDASVVHKEMKDIEAKIPGESEGIEGESEEVLKCPGSGVEFIGMAMNSGADGAASDANEHEIVANNIEVPIEELTKSLTSSCDLSNIDNHSDDYFNNQISDEDCNPKPNYDQSNIKNEAYMVKKKHVEEVISEILRLYSNKCSNNCIQSQNENDENQPSVNVEEEKPLMPVEADMVHTCNCYGCDNSDDEIKNEPNGSDDNVGEMYEFQALNSNIDRKLELQEKGDDGNVLSEFSSKRNRKLCEHLNNMQVASIEMDHDYSFLRPDYDFGLLEEQKLLDLCFSHLGS from the exons ATGGCCACTGAAATCGTTTCTGG AAACAGGAATTCGTCGAAGAGGCGCAGGTGTGGAAGTGATTCGTTGGAGGACACtcttgagaagtggaagaagaagaacatcGACATTCAACATGATTTCTCCACAAATGGGGTGCATGTGGTTCACAAAGTTCCTGCAAAAGGGTCCAAGAAAGGGTGCATGAAAGGTAAAGGAGGGCCTCAGAACTCTGAGTTTAGATACAGAGGTGTGAGGCAGAGGATTTGGGGTAAGTGGGTCGCTGAAATTCGCGAACCAATCAGCAACCATGAGAGTAAGAAGAATGCAAAGAGGCTTTGGCTTGGCACTTTCACCACTGCATTTGAAGCTGCTCTTGCTTATGACAAAGCGGCTAAGACAATGTACGGTTCAGGCGCACGTTTGAACTTTCCGGAGCATGATTTGGAGTCAGTAGGCTCTGAAGAATCACCAAGTAAGAATGGAATTATATTGAGTAGTGGTGAGGCTCCTAAAGCTGAGGATTTGGATGGTAATTTTCATCAGTTTCGTGAAGACAAACCTAATTTTTCTTATGTTGAAGCATTCGAGGGAACAAAGGAAGAAGATCATGATGTCCAAAAAAATGAGAAATGTGATGATGCAAGTGTTGTTCATAAGGAAATGAAGGATATTGAAGCTAAAATACCTGGAGAAAGTGAAGGAATCGAAGGAGAATCAGAAGAGGTTTTAAAGTGTCCTGGCTCTGGTGTTGAGTTTATTGGTATGGCAATGAATTCTGGAGCTGATGGCGCGGCTTCTGACGCCAACGAGCATGAGATTGTAGCGAATAATATAGAAGTACCAATCGAAGAATTGACCAAAAGTTTAACATCATCATGTGATTTGAGCAATATTGACAACCATTCTGATGATTACTTTAACAATCAGATATCAGATGAGGATTGCAACCCCAAACCTAATTATGATCAGTCAAACATAAAAAATGAGGCATATATGGTGAAGAAGAAACATGTGGAGGAAGTAATTTCTGAAATTCTAAGACTTTATAGCAACAAGTGCTCAAATAACTGTATTCAATCTCAAAATGAGAATGATGAAAATCAACCTTCTGTTAATGTTGAAGAAGAGAAGCCACTGATGCCAGTAGAAGCTGACATGGTACATACTTGCAACTGCTACGGCTGCGATAATAGCGATGATGAAATTAAAAATGAGCCTAACGGTTCAGATGACAATGTTGGAGAAATGTATGAGTTTCAGGCTTTGAACAGCAACATTGATAGGAAGCTTGAATTGCAAGAAAAAGGAGATGATGGAAATGTGTTATCTGAATTCAGTTCCAAGCGTAATAGGAAGCTGTGTGAACATCTGAATAATATGCAGGTTGCTAGCATAGAAATGGATCATGATTATAGTTTCTTGAGACCTGACTATGATTTTGGGTTATTAGAAGAGCAGAAGTTACTTGATTTATgcttttcacatttaggatcttAG